In Terriglobus sp. TAA 43, a single window of DNA contains:
- a CDS encoding alpha-amylase family glycosyl hydrolase codes for MEFHIARVFRDRFQLRDLLFSYTGNVIFANVAASRHLAQQMNDARVAMGGPTAQEDPNAVIHAGQLFAMGLIDELSHAVIEHYRKQQDPDVLKDALRWFGERVGAENVDALLLSFTERFPNVAIYNGKLTAKQWLAGSTDGMPHREAALEELLLLWLANQNPAYKPFRMLFDDTTLRNTLPAYREMQKDADAYFETRPEFSAEAKTLLKALRAPFEASPDSLSGQLDFIRQHWPEVLGPALSRTLLAIDTLREEEVAIWMQFHPAGHNVRHHGPVEYGGKEGFVGDEYIGFDEYWEDVRNDDGSISRRRRTRDQRYASDYQAPLNEYEAFSVDDAWMPNVVLMAKSTYVWLEQLSKKYQRHIYRLDQIPVEELKLLRDRGLTALWLIGLWERSRASQTIKRLRGQADAVASAYSLMDYHIAEDLGGDEAYQKLRDLGATVGLRLASDMVPNHMGLDSNWVIEHPEWFLRRGESPYPNYRFEGPDLSTDSRVEIKIEDHYYDQTDAAVVYRMRWRDDSNRTEFIYHGNDGTTFAWNDTAQLDYSQHAVREHVIQVILEVARRFPIIRFDAAMVLAKRHVQRLWFPLPGVGGSIPSRAENALTQEQFDALMPHEFWREVVDRVQQEVPGTLLLAEAFWLLEGYFVRTLGMHRVYNSAFMVMLRDEENAKYRSYLKKTIEFDPDIMKRYVNFMSNPDEKTAIEQFGTGDKYFGVATMMATIPGLPMFAHGQIEGYTEKYGMEYKTAKYDEWPNDELVARHKREVAPLLANRALFAESENFVFFDFWTEHGTVDENVFAYSNRRGDERAFIIYNNAYGSTRGTVHLSAASMNKWTGQLWQRPIADALAVPRGNEFFIAWRDVSSGLEYIRRSNDLVHGGLSMDLRGYQYAVLLHWRELRATAEQPWDQLCDGLHGAGVHNLDEALTHLRLRPFSEALRHAVSHDAVRLIAPKGEHPYAETEAARKWGEHTRDIFHRWAELETPSSPVATDDRYVSTATALGASALQAVALAKTAHALPPRMAMEVHPEALWTPLLTVAVLRALPSESKDIVDDLGLRSALAEIFSEVGVLGEDSWRAAARVRLALMQPKFDDVAFWNEGDVQWLAAVNEHEGARYINHEALEQLLQWLTLTAALQPAGAAEKKVPLAEILTAAESVDYCYDDLVKLLTDKSSVTKAEKSSVKQPAQVKDVVIEEIMDVVIEEITTMPEKTEAREVLTKSAAVKEAPTKPSTVTSSAKTLETNAVITQNGDTLKAHAADGHPTVDTASIPDKSEAGKTAAETPTTKNVPGKKSTPAL; via the coding sequence ATGGAGTTCCATATTGCCCGTGTCTTTCGCGACCGATTTCAGTTGCGCGATCTGCTGTTCTCTTACACGGGTAATGTCATCTTTGCGAACGTAGCGGCCAGCCGTCACCTCGCTCAGCAGATGAATGATGCGCGCGTGGCCATGGGCGGTCCCACGGCGCAAGAAGACCCGAATGCCGTGATCCATGCAGGCCAGTTGTTTGCCATGGGTCTCATCGACGAACTGAGTCACGCCGTCATAGAGCACTATCGCAAGCAGCAGGATCCCGATGTATTGAAGGATGCACTGCGCTGGTTCGGCGAGCGCGTGGGCGCAGAGAACGTAGACGCACTTCTGCTCTCGTTCACGGAGCGTTTCCCGAACGTTGCGATCTATAACGGCAAGCTGACTGCGAAGCAATGGCTCGCAGGATCGACTGACGGCATGCCGCATCGCGAAGCCGCGTTGGAAGAGTTGTTGTTGCTGTGGCTGGCAAATCAGAACCCGGCGTACAAGCCTTTCCGAATGCTGTTTGACGATACGACTCTGCGCAATACACTGCCCGCCTACCGCGAGATGCAGAAGGACGCAGATGCCTATTTCGAAACGCGTCCGGAGTTCTCAGCAGAGGCGAAGACGTTGTTGAAGGCGTTGCGGGCACCCTTCGAAGCATCACCCGATTCTCTCAGCGGACAGCTTGATTTCATTCGGCAACACTGGCCGGAGGTGCTTGGTCCAGCGCTCTCGCGTACCCTCCTTGCCATTGATACGTTGCGCGAAGAAGAGGTGGCCATCTGGATGCAGTTTCATCCTGCGGGCCACAACGTGCGCCATCATGGGCCAGTGGAATACGGCGGCAAAGAAGGCTTCGTTGGCGATGAATACATCGGGTTTGACGAGTACTGGGAAGACGTTCGTAACGACGACGGCAGCATCTCGCGCCGCCGCCGGACGCGCGATCAGCGTTACGCAAGCGATTACCAGGCGCCGCTGAACGAGTACGAGGCTTTCTCCGTCGATGATGCGTGGATGCCCAACGTGGTGCTCATGGCAAAGAGCACCTATGTGTGGCTGGAGCAGTTGTCGAAGAAGTACCAGCGCCACATCTATCGGTTGGATCAGATTCCGGTAGAAGAACTGAAGCTGTTGCGCGATCGTGGACTCACAGCGCTGTGGCTTATCGGTCTATGGGAGCGTTCAAGAGCATCACAAACCATCAAGCGCTTGCGCGGCCAGGCGGACGCCGTGGCGTCCGCATATTCGTTGATGGATTACCACATTGCAGAAGACCTCGGCGGCGACGAGGCCTACCAGAAACTGCGTGATCTGGGAGCCACTGTTGGCCTTCGCTTGGCCAGTGACATGGTGCCGAATCACATGGGTCTCGACTCCAATTGGGTGATCGAACATCCGGAGTGGTTCCTGCGTCGCGGCGAAAGTCCGTATCCCAACTACCGTTTTGAAGGCCCAGATCTTTCCACGGATTCTCGCGTTGAGATCAAGATCGAGGATCACTACTACGACCAGACGGATGCCGCTGTGGTGTATCGCATGCGCTGGCGTGATGATTCGAATCGAACAGAGTTCATCTATCACGGCAACGACGGAACAACGTTTGCGTGGAACGACACAGCGCAGCTTGATTATTCGCAGCACGCCGTGCGCGAGCACGTGATTCAGGTCATCCTTGAAGTCGCGCGCAGGTTTCCCATCATCCGTTTCGATGCGGCGATGGTGCTTGCGAAACGTCATGTGCAGCGACTGTGGTTTCCGTTGCCCGGTGTTGGTGGATCGATTCCATCGCGCGCGGAAAACGCGCTTACGCAGGAACAGTTTGATGCGCTGATGCCGCATGAATTCTGGCGTGAAGTCGTCGATCGCGTGCAGCAGGAAGTTCCAGGAACGCTGTTACTTGCAGAGGCGTTCTGGCTGCTTGAAGGCTACTTCGTTCGCACCCTCGGCATGCATCGCGTGTACAACTCCGCGTTCATGGTCATGCTGCGTGATGAAGAAAATGCCAAGTATCGAAGCTATCTGAAGAAGACCATTGAGTTCGATCCGGACATCATGAAGCGCTACGTAAATTTCATGTCGAACCCGGATGAGAAGACAGCTATCGAGCAATTCGGCACTGGCGACAAGTATTTTGGCGTGGCGACGATGATGGCAACGATCCCGGGTCTGCCCATGTTCGCGCACGGACAGATTGAGGGTTACACCGAGAAGTACGGCATGGAATACAAAACGGCCAAGTATGACGAATGGCCGAATGACGAACTCGTCGCACGCCACAAACGCGAGGTCGCTCCATTGCTTGCGAACCGCGCACTCTTTGCAGAAAGCGAGAACTTTGTGTTCTTCGATTTCTGGACGGAACACGGCACGGTCGATGAAAACGTGTTCGCTTATTCCAATCGTCGTGGCGATGAGCGCGCATTCATTATCTACAACAATGCGTATGGATCCACGCGTGGCACGGTTCACCTTTCTGCTGCTTCGATGAACAAGTGGACTGGCCAGTTGTGGCAGCGTCCCATTGCAGATGCGCTGGCTGTTCCGCGCGGGAATGAGTTTTTCATTGCATGGCGCGATGTCTCATCGGGACTGGAATACATTCGCCGCTCCAATGACCTTGTCCACGGTGGTCTTTCCATGGACCTCCGCGGGTACCAATACGCTGTGTTGCTGCATTGGCGGGAATTGCGTGCCACGGCAGAGCAGCCGTGGGATCAGCTATGCGATGGTCTGCATGGCGCTGGCGTTCACAATCTGGATGAAGCACTCACTCACCTCCGCCTTCGTCCGTTTAGCGAGGCATTGCGCCACGCCGTAAGCCACGATGCCGTACGCCTGATCGCACCCAAAGGCGAGCATCCCTACGCTGAGACAGAAGCAGCACGTAAGTGGGGAGAGCACACAAGGGATATCTTCCATCGCTGGGCAGAGCTGGAAACGCCATCATCTCCAGTCGCTACGGATGACCGCTACGTCTCCACCGCGACAGCACTCGGAGCAAGCGCGTTGCAGGCAGTTGCCCTGGCAAAGACGGCTCACGCTCTGCCGCCGCGGATGGCCATGGAAGTACATCCAGAAGCTCTGTGGACGCCTCTGCTCACAGTTGCCGTATTACGTGCACTGCCGTCCGAATCGAAGGACATTGTGGATGATCTTGGCCTGCGTTCCGCCCTCGCTGAGATATTTTCAGAGGTCGGCGTTCTCGGCGAAGACTCATGGCGCGCAGCAGCACGCGTCCGGCTTGCGCTTATGCAGCCAAAGTTCGATGACGTCGCGTTCTGGAACGAAGGCGACGTGCAGTGGCTCGCCGCCGTCAACGAACACGAAGGCGCGCGTTATATAAATCATGAGGCGCTGGAACAGCTTCTGCAGTGGCTTACTCTCACAGCGGCACTGCAGCCCGCCGGTGCAGCAGAGAAGAAGGTGCCGTTAGCTGAAATCCTTACTGCAGCCGAGTCTGTCGACTATTGCTACGACGATTTGGTGAAGTTGCTTACTGATAAGTCGTCTGTGACGAAAGCCGAAAAGTCGTCGGTGAAGCAGCCTGCACAAGTCAAGGATGTTGTTATCGAAGAGATTATGGATGTTGTTATCGAAGAGATAACGACAATGCCAGAGAAGACCGAGGCGAGGGAGGTTCTCACGAAATCGGCGGCAGTCAAAGAAGCGCCGACAAAGCCATCGACAGTAACGTCTTCTGCAAAGACCTTGGAAACCAACGCAGTCATCACACAAAATGGCGATACGTTGAAGGCGCACGCAGCGGACGGTCATCCGACGGTGGACACGGCCAGCATCCCTGACAAGTCAGAGGCAGGCAAGACGGCAGCGGAGACGCCGACGACAAAGAACGTTCCAGGAAAGAAATCGACGCCGGCGCTCTAA
- a CDS encoding D-glycero-beta-D-manno-heptose 1,7-bisphosphate 7-phosphatase, whose translation MRTLRPALFLDRDGVINEEVHYLWKPEDCRLVPGIIPLLQTAQSLGFVTIVITNQAGIGRGMYSEADFHVLMEYIQAELAPHDARLDAIYFSPFHPEHGVGEYKLDTDCRKPAPGMILRAAEEHGLDISRSVLVGDRCTDIAAGTAAGIPHLFLFGNTEAAPCEGSYRKIDSLSEVETTLRTLSA comes from the coding sequence ATGAGGACTTTGCGGCCTGCACTGTTTCTGGATCGCGATGGCGTGATCAACGAAGAAGTTCATTATTTGTGGAAGCCAGAGGATTGCCGTCTGGTTCCGGGCATCATTCCACTGCTGCAAACTGCACAGTCGCTTGGGTTCGTGACCATTGTCATTACGAATCAAGCGGGCATTGGCCGCGGCATGTATAGCGAAGCTGACTTTCACGTCCTGATGGAATATATTCAGGCCGAACTTGCTCCGCATGATGCGCGACTGGATGCCATCTACTTCTCACCCTTTCATCCCGAACACGGCGTGGGCGAATACAAGCTGGATACCGATTGCCGCAAACCCGCACCCGGTATGATTCTGCGCGCTGCGGAAGAACACGGACTGGACATCAGCCGCTCCGTCCTTGTAGGCGATCGCTGCACTGACATTGCAGCCGGTACGGCAGCAGGCATCCCGCATCTGTTTCTCTTTGGCAACACAGAGGCAGCGCCATGCGAAGGTTCGTATCGCAAGATCGACTCGCTGAGCGAAGTCGAAACCACACTGCGCACCCTGTCCGCGTAA
- the fabG gene encoding 3-oxoacyl-[acyl-carrier-protein] reductase: MAASLEGRVALVTGASQGIGKAIALELAKAGATVALAARNEAKLAEVKAEIEAAGGKAESFALDVNNEEAIKATAKDIVAKLGAVHILVNNAGVTRDTLMLRMKTSDWDDVLDTNLKGAFLLTQALLQPMMKARWGRVINISSVNGELGAPGQANYSASKAGLIGLTKSMAREFASRNITVNAVAPGFIETDMTHVLTEDQKNAMLGAVPLGRAGTVADIAAAVRFLASDDAAYITGHTLDVNGGLYMG; the protein is encoded by the coding sequence ATGGCAGCAAGTCTGGAAGGGCGCGTCGCGCTGGTAACGGGAGCATCGCAGGGCATTGGCAAGGCCATTGCACTTGAACTGGCGAAGGCCGGAGCCACAGTAGCGTTGGCTGCTCGCAACGAAGCCAAGCTAGCTGAAGTGAAGGCTGAGATTGAAGCCGCCGGCGGCAAGGCCGAAAGCTTTGCACTCGACGTGAACAACGAAGAAGCCATCAAGGCCACGGCAAAGGACATTGTTGCAAAGCTCGGCGCCGTCCACATCCTGGTGAACAACGCCGGTGTTACGCGCGACACGTTGATGCTGCGCATGAAGACCAGCGACTGGGACGACGTGCTGGACACCAACCTGAAGGGCGCCTTCCTGCTCACGCAGGCCCTGCTGCAGCCCATGATGAAGGCTCGCTGGGGTCGTGTCATCAACATCTCCAGCGTTAACGGCGAACTGGGCGCACCGGGACAGGCCAACTACTCCGCATCGAAGGCAGGCTTGATTGGCCTGACAAAGTCCATGGCGCGCGAGTTCGCCAGCCGCAATATCACCGTCAACGCCGTCGCTCCGGGCTTCATTGAAACGGATATGACCCACGTGCTGACGGAAGACCAGAAAAACGCTATGCTGGGCGCCGTTCCGCTAGGCCGCGCAGGCACGGTAGCTGACATTGCGGCAGCCGTGCGCTTCCTTGCGAGCGATGACGCAGCCTACATCACCGGGCACACGCTGGACGTGAACGGTGGCCTGTACATGGGATGA
- a CDS encoding GNAT family N-acetyltransferase, translated as MIVPEATSITIRAARWPQDLHAAQLLLRHYGEFLLHNPAGPVNICLADYEEELAALPERYQEPKAVLLLAFRADEAVGCVAVKQRKDRPGSCEMKRLWTEPSARGAGLGRKLIQAAMEWSRTEGAKELLLDTVAEAMPEAVMLYRRMGFVETERHNANPIPGLLFMKMDLL; from the coding sequence ATGATCGTCCCCGAAGCAACCTCGATCACCATACGCGCCGCGCGCTGGCCTCAGGACCTGCACGCGGCGCAATTGCTTTTGCGCCACTATGGAGAGTTTCTGCTGCACAATCCCGCGGGGCCGGTAAACATCTGCCTCGCGGACTACGAAGAGGAACTCGCGGCACTGCCAGAGCGTTATCAGGAACCGAAGGCGGTATTGCTGCTCGCGTTCCGTGCAGACGAAGCCGTGGGATGTGTCGCGGTGAAGCAGCGGAAGGACCGCCCCGGAAGTTGCGAGATGAAACGCCTCTGGACGGAACCGTCCGCCCGTGGCGCAGGGCTAGGACGGAAACTCATCCAGGCGGCCATGGAGTGGTCGCGTACTGAAGGCGCCAAGGAATTGCTGCTGGACACGGTTGCAGAAGCCATGCCGGAAGCCGTCATGCTCTACCGTCGCATGGGATTTGTGGAAACGGAACGCCACAACGCGAATCCAATCCCTGGACTGCTCTTCATGAAGATGGATTTGCTGT